The sequence CGTGGTTCCGATCGTGGGAAGCACGAACGACGTGCTGGCTCGCCTCTTGGCGCCCAAGCTTCAGGAGGCGCTCGGGCAGCCCTTTGTGGTCGAGAACAAAGGCGGGGCTGGCGGGAACATCGGTGCGCTGGACGTGGTGAAGTCCGCGCCTGATGGACACACGCTCTTGGTGGGGTACAACGGACCGCTGGCGATCAATGTGACCCTGTTCGACAACATGCCATATGACCCCGTAAAGGACTTGGCACCCATCACCCTTGCAGTGAAGGCACCCCAATACCTGGTGGTGAATCCCGCCACAGGGATCACCAGTGTTCAGGACTTCATCGCCAAGGCCAAGGCCAATCCAACCAAGTATTCCTATGGGTCGGTGTCACTGGGCAGTGCATCGCATCTGACTATGGAAATGATGAAGTCGGAAGCGGGCTTCCGGATGACCCACATCCCCTACCGCGGTGCAGGGCCGGCCGTTGCTGACCTCCTTGCTGGGAACGTTCAAGCAGGCTTCTTTGTACCGGGCAACGTGCAAGGGTTCGTCAAGGAGGGGAAGTTGAAGCTGCTGGCTACCTCGGGTACCAAGCGCTTCGACAGTACCCCGGACATTCCCACGCTCAATGAATCGGGATTGAAGGACTTCGAGGCGACATCCTGGATCGGATTTCTTGCCCCGGCAGGCACGCCGCCCAACATCATTGCCCGATACAACCAAGAGATGGTGAGAATCATCAACTCTCCGGAAATCAAAGCTCGCCTGAAAGACATGGAGTTTGAAATCGTCGCAAGCTCACCGCAGGAATTCAGCAACTGGATTTCCACGGAAATCGTGCGCTGGGGCAAGGTCATCAAGGACACCGGCGCCAAGGTGAACTGAGTGATGAGCAACAGTTACCGCTTGGCGAACAAGGTCGCGCTGATTACCGGTGCGGGCGCCGGCATCGGCGCTGCAGTGTCAACCTTGTTCGCTCGCGAAGGCGCTGCCATCCTGATGGTGGATGCCGATGCGCAGGCACTCGAGCGAACGAAGGCCGCCATTCTGAATGCTCAGCCTGATGCGAGGGTGTTCGGCATGCTCGCTGATGTGACCAATGAGGAGGCGGCGATGGCCAGCGCCAGGCACTGTGTTGACGCGTGGGGTTCGCTGGATGTTCTCGTCAACAACGCAGCGATGCGCAACTATTCGGCAGCGGGCGATGCGACACCGGGTGAATGGCAGGCGATGGTGGGCGTCAACCTGGTTGGAATGTCCAATTACTGCAAAGCTGCTCTCCCGGCGTTGCGTGCATCGGGTGCGGGGAGCATCGTCAATGTGTCGTCTTGTTATGCGGTCACAGGACGCCGTGGAATGGGTCTCTACGATGCCACCAAAGCCGCCCAGCTTGCGTACACACGCACGCTCGCCTTTGAAGAGGCGCCACATTCGGTAAGAGCGAACGCAGTCTGTCCAGGATCCACGCTGACCGACTTTCACGTGGGTCGCGCTCAGGGTGCGGGAAAGAACGTGGAGCAACTCAAGTCTGAACGCAAGGACACGTCCTTGATTGGGCGGTGGGCAGACCCCATCGAAATTGCACGGCCCATCCTCTGGCTGGCTTCCAGTGAAGCCTCCTTCATCACCGGCACAACGCTGATGGTGGACGGCGGGCTGCACATCATGTAATCCCCGCTATCGCTCATCAGCGTCCGGGTTGAATTCGTCTTTTCATGTCTACATCCACGCTTTCTGCACGAGTTCACACCCTGCGCTATGAGGCACCGGACACCATCAGCGTTGAACTGAAGCCAGCGGAAGAGGGCGTGCGGTTTCCGTCGCATGAGCCTGGCTCACACATTGATCTCCACTTGGGCAACGGTCTCGTCCGGAACTATTCCGTGCTCAACCCATGCTCAGATTCGGGCCGCTATGTTGTGGGCGTATTGAAGGATCGCAAAAGCCGCGGTGGTTCCAAGTTTGTGCATGAGAACCTCCGTGTTGGCCAAATGCTCAAGATCTCAGAGCCACGCAACAATTTTGCTCTGGACGAAGCCGCGCTGCATTCGGTGTTTCTGGCAGGAGGAATTGGCATCACCCCCATGCTTTGCATGTTGGACCGACTGCTCGAATTGGGGCGAACAGCGGACTTGATCTATTGCTCAAGGTCGCGACAGGACACAGCATTCCTGCAGAAACTGGAGACCATGACCGCGCGTGGGTTGAACATCACCTACCACTTCGATAACGAAGAAGGCAGACCACCCGATCTGAAGACGCTGCTTTCAGCACATTCACCTGCAGCGCACTTCTACGCTTGTGGTCCAGCGCCCATGCTTGATGCATTCCAAAGGGAGTGTTCAAACTTGAACTTGCACCAAGTGCATCTCGAAAGATTCACTGCGCCTCAAGCTCCGCAGCCGGCTGCGTCCGATTTCACGGTGGAGTTGCGGCGCAGTGCGAAAGTCATCCAAGTCAGCGCCGGACAGTCGATCTTGGATGCCATGTTGGACAACGGTTTGTTGCCCGACCACAGTTGTCGCGAAGGACTTTGTGGTGCATGCGAGACCAAAGTTTTGGACGGTCAGGTAGACCACCGGGACAGCATCCTCACCGCCGAAGAGCGTAGGGCAAATAAGTCGATGATGATCTGTGTATCGCGGTGCAGCTCTCAGTGCCTTGTTCTGGATGCGTAACTTCTAATAGAGCGTCGGTTGCCTTGAATGATGGCCGAACGGTGTCTCCCGGCCCGTCGGTGCGCTTCAGGTTGGCAGTTCCAAGCCACCGTGAACTCAACCTGCCTTTTGTATGCTGGCTTCGGCCAAAGCTTTTGGAGTACCCGGTTTCGGAGGTGCAGCGGTCGTTCGTGCCCCAGTTGCTGAACGCCCTGTCTAGCCGCTAAGAGTAATCAGGTATGAGACTTCGAGTGACTCAGTTCAGTCTGAAGCAGACGAAAGCTCCCCGACGACAGCGAGACAGTTCTGGAGGTTTCGCCGAATTCCTAAATGCTGGCGTTGGGTGTACCTTCTCGCTTTATGGACCTCAACGAAGTCGACCCACGCGAACTACAGCGAGCAGTCAGGTTTGCGCTTGACCTCGTGGCGGCACACCGCATCGCCAAGGGGTTGGTAATCGATCAGGAACGCGTGACCGCATTGCGCGAGTCTCTCGAAGAACGACTTGTCGCGGCGTTTAGCGAGATCGACATCGGCGCCATGCCTTCGTCATGGTCGTGGCAGAAAGCAGCGGAAACACTTTCTATCGAAATCGCGCTCCAACTCATCCGCGAGCAAAAACACGAACCTCCCGATCGATCTTTTCAGCGTAAGTGAGGTACCGCTCCTACAGCGCCCTCACGTCCTGACCACCGGCATGTCCTCCCACCGCCTCGTGTACGAGGGTGTGCGCAACTCCTGCCTCATGTTCCAGTTGCGAGGTGAAGCGCCGATGACTGGCGCTTGTCAGCCGCGCAACGTACGGCAGCGTGGAGGCTGAAACCGTCGATATCGGCGCACGGCGAATGTTTGAAAGTCGCCTGGCTGGGCATCTCGCACTCCGCATAGCCGTGCAATCGTTGGCTAGACGACTGGTCTAATACAATCCTCGTTTTGTCCCTCACTGCATCAGTTCATGAACCAAACCACTTCGACCCCGGCCCCCAGCGCCCTGTTCTCTCCCTCCGTCCTCGGTAGCGTCTCGTTGAGCAACCGCATCGTGATGGCGCCGCTGACGCGCAGCCGCGCTGCTGCGGGCAATGTTCCTCACGCCTTGAATGCGCGCTACTACGCGCAGCGCGCCAGTGCCGGCCTGATCATTTCCGAGGCCACGCAGATCACGCCGCAAGGCCAGGGGTATCCCAAGACACCGGGCATCCACAGCCCTGAACAGGTGGCTGGCTGGCAGGGCGTGACGCAGGCCGTGCATGCCCACGGTGGCAAGATCTTCCTGCAGCTGTGGCACGTCGGGCGCGTCTCCCACCCGCTGACACAGGCCGACGGCGGCCTCCCAGTGGCGCCCTCGGCTATCCGTCCGGCCGGCGAGATCTACACCGAACAGGGCATGAAGCCCTTCGAGACGCCGCGCGCCCTCGAGACCGAAGAGATCCCGGCGCTGATTGAAGACTTCCGCCGTGCCGCCGTCCAGGCCAAAGAGGCTGGTTTCGACGGGGTCGAGATCCATGCCGCCAACGGCTACCTGATCGACCAGTTCCTGCGTGACGGCACGAACCATCGCACGGACGGCTACGGCGGCTCGGTGGCCAACCGAGCCCGCCTGCTGCGCGAGGTCACGGAGGCGGTGCTGACAGTGTGGGAAGCGGGTCGCGTCGGCGTCCGTCTGTCGCCGGTGAACGCGTTCAATGACATCGCCGACTCAACGCCGCAAGCGACGTTCGAAGCCGTCACCGAACAGCTCAACGCCTATGGATTGGCCTACCTTCACGTGGTGGAAGACGTCAGTAGCGGCTTCGACTTCCAGAAGCTGCGGCAGATCTTCAACGGCGCCTACATGGCCAATGGCGACTACGACCGCGCCCGGGCGACG is a genomic window of Hydrogenophaga sp. RAC07 containing:
- a CDS encoding SDR family NAD(P)-dependent oxidoreductase, whose amino-acid sequence is MSNSYRLANKVALITGAGAGIGAAVSTLFAREGAAILMVDADAQALERTKAAILNAQPDARVFGMLADVTNEEAAMASARHCVDAWGSLDVLVNNAAMRNYSAAGDATPGEWQAMVGVNLVGMSNYCKAALPALRASGAGSIVNVSSCYAVTGRRGMGLYDATKAAQLAYTRTLAFEEAPHSVRANAVCPGSTLTDFHVGRAQGAGKNVEQLKSERKDTSLIGRWADPIEIARPILWLASSEASFITGTTLMVDGGLHIM
- a CDS encoding DUF4113 domain-containing protein, which gives rise to MGASPRNWNMRQELRTPSYTRRWEDMPVVRT
- a CDS encoding PDR/VanB family oxidoreductase — its product is MSTSTLSARVHTLRYEAPDTISVELKPAEEGVRFPSHEPGSHIDLHLGNGLVRNYSVLNPCSDSGRYVVGVLKDRKSRGGSKFVHENLRVGQMLKISEPRNNFALDEAALHSVFLAGGIGITPMLCMLDRLLELGRTADLIYCSRSRQDTAFLQKLETMTARGLNITYHFDNEEGRPPDLKTLLSAHSPAAHFYACGPAPMLDAFQRECSNLNLHQVHLERFTAPQAPQPAASDFTVELRRSAKVIQVSAGQSILDAMLDNGLLPDHSCREGLCGACETKVLDGQVDHRDSILTAEERRANKSMMICVSRCSSQCLVLDA
- a CDS encoding Bug family tripartite tricarboxylate transporter substrate binding protein, with translation MKASRSIIATAVLTAFTASTAWSQATSDWRPTKTVRIVVPIVGSTNDVLARLLAPKLQEALGQPFVVENKGGAGGNIGALDVVKSAPDGHTLLVGYNGPLAINVTLFDNMPYDPVKDLAPITLAVKAPQYLVVNPATGITSVQDFIAKAKANPTKYSYGSVSLGSASHLTMEMMKSEAGFRMTHIPYRGAGPAVADLLAGNVQAGFFVPGNVQGFVKEGKLKLLATSGTKRFDSTPDIPTLNESGLKDFEATSWIGFLAPAGTPPNIIARYNQEMVRIINSPEIKARLKDMEFEIVASSPQEFSNWISTEIVRWGKVIKDTGAKVN
- a CDS encoding alkene reductase gives rise to the protein MNQTTSTPAPSALFSPSVLGSVSLSNRIVMAPLTRSRAAAGNVPHALNARYYAQRASAGLIISEATQITPQGQGYPKTPGIHSPEQVAGWQGVTQAVHAHGGKIFLQLWHVGRVSHPLTQADGGLPVAPSAIRPAGEIYTEQGMKPFETPRALETEEIPALIEDFRRAAVQAKEAGFDGVEIHAANGYLIDQFLRDGTNHRTDGYGGSVANRARLLREVTEAVLTVWEAGRVGVRLSPVNAFNDIADSTPQATFEAVTEQLNAYGLAYLHVVEDVSSGFDFQKLRQIFNGAYMANGDYDRARATAAIAQEQADFVAFGKLFIANPDLPERLRRDGPYNTPRPESFYAGGPEGYDDYPALETAVA